A DNA window from Rubrobacter calidifluminis contains the following coding sequences:
- a CDS encoding DUF4870 domain-containing protein — protein sequence MEMEFEDDLNYGLQRDHRIPSGGFPAAATTPHEERTWAALAHLSIFLNLLTGFLGPVAAFVMWLAFRGRSRLVAANAIRSMWYQLVWGLALLAGWAVTGVLTFFLIGLLLWPVMVLITLVPFVHSAYRAYRVYRTIGSHYL from the coding sequence ATGGAGATGGAATTCGAAGATGATCTGAACTACGGGCTGCAGAGGGATCACCGCATCCCCTCCGGTGGTTTTCCCGCGGCAGCAACAACTCCTCACGAGGAGCGGACGTGGGCCGCGCTGGCGCACCTCTCGATCTTCCTGAACCTCCTGACTGGCTTCCTCGGACCTGTAGCCGCCTTCGTCATGTGGCTCGCCTTCCGCGGACGTTCACGGCTCGTCGCCGCGAACGCCATACGATCTATGTGGTACCAGCTGGTCTGGGGCCTCGCCCTCCTCGCCGGGTGGGCGGTGACCGGAGTCCTCACATTCTTCCTGATAGGGCTTTTGCTCTGGCCGGTGATGGTCCTGATAACGCTCGTCCCGTTCGTACACTCGGCCTACCGGGCCTACCGGGTGTACCGCACTATAGGGTCCCACTACCTGTAG
- a CDS encoding gluconokinase: MNEESGKTRLLAVDVGSSSVRASIYDEKAEYVEGTETKLEHTLDYTPDGGAVKDPDELFSLVVRAVDETLEHAGDTEVAGVAFSTFWHAVLGVDGSGKPITDILTWADRRSAGAARKLRERLEEREVHRRTGCVLHSSYLPAKLLWLSEEHPERFERTARWISPAEYFYSRFFGSDNLTIGTSMASATGLLDQNEKRWDEELIEDLPITEDQLSPISDDPAQGLAEEWAKRWPQLANVPWFPAAGDGACSNIGSGCTTRERLALMVGTSGAMRALWKAKSVEIPDGPWCYRADAERFVMGGALSNGGNLVSWLTQTLRLPEIEEAEKEIAKMEPDSHGLTFLPLLAGERGPTWSDDANGAILGLSLASRPGDILRAALEAVALRFSLIARALEEAIPGEKEVIATGGGLLSSPVWTQIMADALGRPVTLSGVEEASSRGAALLALERLGVLKLEEAEVPLGETFEPDEGRHEAYREALARQQRLYEAVMEEGGPG, translated from the coding sequence GTGAACGAAGAGAGCGGCAAGACGCGGCTTCTGGCGGTGGACGTGGGATCCTCCTCGGTCAGGGCCTCAATCTACGACGAGAAGGCGGAGTACGTCGAGGGCACAGAGACGAAGCTCGAACACACCCTCGATTACACCCCTGACGGTGGGGCCGTAAAAGACCCGGACGAGCTCTTCTCGCTCGTCGTCCGGGCGGTGGACGAGACGCTCGAGCACGCCGGGGACACAGAGGTGGCCGGGGTCGCCTTCAGCACCTTCTGGCACGCGGTCCTCGGGGTGGACGGGTCGGGGAAACCCATCACGGACATCCTCACCTGGGCCGACCGCCGCTCCGCCGGCGCCGCGAGAAAGCTGCGCGAGAGGCTCGAAGAACGCGAGGTGCACCGCAGGACGGGGTGCGTGCTGCACTCCAGCTATCTACCGGCCAAGCTCCTGTGGCTGAGCGAGGAGCACCCGGAGCGCTTCGAGAGGACGGCGCGTTGGATCTCCCCGGCCGAGTACTTCTACAGCCGCTTCTTCGGCAGCGACAACCTCACCATAGGCACCTCGATGGCATCGGCAACCGGCCTCCTCGACCAGAACGAGAAGCGCTGGGATGAAGAGCTGATCGAAGACCTCCCCATAACCGAAGACCAGCTCTCCCCCATCTCCGACGATCCCGCGCAAGGCCTCGCCGAAGAGTGGGCGAAGCGGTGGCCGCAGCTGGCAAACGTGCCCTGGTTCCCCGCGGCCGGGGACGGAGCCTGCTCGAACATCGGCAGCGGCTGCACCACGAGGGAGAGGCTCGCGCTCATGGTCGGCACCAGCGGCGCGATGCGCGCGCTCTGGAAGGCAAAGAGCGTGGAGATCCCGGACGGCCCCTGGTGCTACCGGGCCGACGCGGAGCGTTTCGTGATGGGTGGAGCGCTCTCCAACGGGGGCAACCTCGTAAGCTGGCTCACGCAGACGCTGAGGCTTCCCGAGATAGAAGAGGCGGAGAAAGAGATAGCGAAGATGGAGCCCGACTCGCACGGGCTTACCTTCCTGCCGCTTCTGGCTGGGGAGCGCGGCCCCACCTGGTCCGACGACGCGAACGGCGCGATCCTCGGCCTCTCGCTCGCCAGCCGACCCGGGGACATCCTGCGGGCCGCGCTCGAGGCCGTCGCGCTGCGCTTCTCGCTCATCGCCCGGGCGCTCGAAGAGGCCATCCCGGGAGAGAAGGAGGTCATAGCCACCGGCGGCGGCCTCCTCTCCTCGCCGGTGTGGACCCAGATCATGGCGGATGCGCTCGGGCGTCCGGTGACGCTCTCGGGGGTGGAGGAGGCATCGAGCCGGGGGGCGGCGCTACTGGCCCTCGAACGCCTAGGCGTACTGAAGCTGGAAGAGGCAGAAGTACCGCTCGGCGAGACCTTCGAGCCCGACGAGGGCAGGCACGAGGCCTACCGCGAGGCCCTCGCCCGGCAGCAGCGCCTCTACGAGGCGGTGATGGAAGAGGGCGGCCCGGGATAG
- a CDS encoding DUF3311 domain-containing protein: MKPVYLLGVIPFLGILGGIFFANRVEPFVFGMPFILFWIVLWVVLTSVVMAIIYRLDPRNREEER; this comes from the coding sequence TTGAAGCCCGTATATTTGCTTGGGGTGATCCCCTTTCTCGGGATACTCGGGGGTATATTCTTCGCCAACCGGGTCGAGCCTTTCGTGTTCGGGATGCCGTTCATCCTTTTCTGGATCGTGCTGTGGGTCGTCCTGACCTCGGTGGTGATGGCGATCATCTACAGGCTCGACCCGCGGAACAGGGAGGAGGAGCGT
- a CDS encoding citrate synthase yields MERGYAKVSEQSRSEGNGKATAVEGKSSLTVTDNRTGKTYDIEIKDGTVRAMDFRQIKVDEDDFGLMTYDPGYTNTASCRSAITYIDGEKGILQHRGIPIEELCEKSTYLEVAYLLIHGHLPTQKELDGWVYEITHHTYVHENMKSFMQGFRHDAHPMGMLLASVGALSTFYPEAKNIDDEEQQHLAAVRLIAKMPTLAAFAYRHSLGLPYVYPDNDLSYAGNLLSMLFKMAEPRYEPDPRLEKALDTLFILHADHEQNCSAAAVRVVGSSRVDPYTAIAAGVAGLYGPLHGGANVAVLKMLQRIGKVENIPDFLETVKQGKERLMGFGHRVYKNYDPRARIIKSHVDEVLEVTGKNSPWLEIAVELEKRALDDEYFTSRKLYPNVDFYSGLIYEALGIPTDAFTVMFAIPRTSGWMAQWLEMLHDPELKIARPRQIYTGELNQRYVPIEERG; encoded by the coding sequence ATGGAAAGGGGTTACGCAAAAGTGTCCGAGCAGTCTCGCAGCGAGGGAAACGGCAAGGCCACCGCGGTCGAGGGCAAGAGCAGCCTCACGGTGACCGACAACCGCACTGGCAAGACTTACGATATCGAGATAAAAGACGGCACCGTGCGGGCGATGGACTTCCGTCAGATCAAGGTGGACGAAGATGACTTCGGGCTCATGACCTATGATCCCGGCTACACCAACACCGCGAGCTGTCGGAGTGCCATCACCTACATAGATGGTGAGAAAGGCATCCTTCAGCACCGGGGCATCCCGATCGAGGAGCTCTGCGAGAAGTCCACCTACCTGGAGGTGGCATACCTCCTGATCCACGGGCACCTCCCCACGCAGAAGGAGCTCGACGGGTGGGTCTACGAGATAACCCACCACACCTACGTGCACGAGAACATGAAGAGCTTCATGCAGGGATTCAGGCACGACGCCCACCCGATGGGGATGCTGCTCGCGAGCGTGGGGGCGCTCTCCACCTTCTACCCGGAGGCCAAGAACATAGACGACGAGGAGCAGCAGCACCTGGCGGCGGTGCGCCTGATCGCGAAGATGCCCACCCTTGCGGCCTTCGCCTACCGGCACTCGCTCGGGCTGCCCTACGTCTATCCGGACAACGATCTCTCCTACGCCGGCAACCTGCTCTCGATGCTCTTCAAGATGGCCGAGCCGCGCTACGAGCCCGACCCCAGGCTCGAGAAAGCGCTCGACACCCTCTTCATCCTGCACGCCGACCACGAGCAGAACTGCTCGGCGGCCGCAGTCAGGGTCGTCGGCTCCTCGCGCGTCGACCCATACACCGCCATCGCCGCAGGGGTCGCCGGGCTCTATGGACCGCTGCACGGTGGGGCGAACGTCGCCGTGCTCAAGATGCTGCAGCGCATCGGCAAGGTGGAGAACATCCCGGACTTCCTCGAGACCGTCAAGCAGGGCAAGGAACGCCTGATGGGCTTCGGCCACCGGGTTTACAAGAACTACGACCCGCGCGCCAGGATCATCAAGAGCCACGTCGACGAGGTGCTCGAGGTCACCGGCAAGAACAGCCCCTGGCTCGAGATCGCCGTCGAGCTGGAGAAGCGGGCGCTCGACGACGAGTACTTCACCAGCCGCAAGCTCTACCCGAACGTGGATTTCTACTCCGGGCTCATCTACGAGGCGCTCGGCATCCCGACGGACGCCTTCACCGTGATGTTCGCCATCCCGCGGACCTCCGGCTGGATGGCCCAGTGGCTGGAGATGCTCCACGACCCGGAGCTCAAGATAGCGCGTCCGCGTCAGATCTACACCGGAGAGCTAAACCAGCGCTACGTGCCGATCGAGGAGCGCGGATAG